The following are encoded together in the Oncorhynchus masou masou isolate Uvic2021 chromosome 5, UVic_Omas_1.1, whole genome shotgun sequence genome:
- the LOC135531019 gene encoding MICAL-like protein 2 isoform X1 — MSAVKALQQWCKIQVQDYRDVTITNMTTSFRDGMAFCALIHRNRPDLIDFDSLMKENVYDNNHLAFRVAEDELGIPALLDAEDMVALKIPDRLSILTYVSQYYNYFHGKSPIGGMAGIKRPAEASTEEGPSGKKNQAVVSKVFPASTPSKSATENRPPPSSSPKASTRPDRAAQKDVSSERSNKTGTLSSKCSVCNRHVHLVQRHLVDGRLYHRSCARCSECSTTLLSGNCKPGPTPGSFICTSHHHPQGALPTHTPLRDLPKNNHTTPAESKYTPHPPPTVQTTPLSYLPKNNPTTTTPSSSKYTPHPPPTVQTTPLSYLPKNNPTTPSSSKNTPHPPPTVQTTPLSYLPKNNPTTPSSKYTPHPPPTVQTTPLSDLSRKSPGAKYTDPPKSTPAPTPTSTPSKLVPSWLSSKSDGSKSTTPSASSSRPSPGLSSLGIVSPAAPGPTAVPRNFNTTTTQQARLQFFQSGNTTTGQENQGKTQTPGRAPSLPTNRVPNAGTQGTVVGVGQGVSVVVSLGGSGVGGKGEGGGKGGDKGVNVVLGGDRDVVQGRGIVVFKVDSDVKASPSKEDCSTKNQAAAVVTKKLTENNTTTTAGAVITKKLADNNTTTAGAVITKKLTENNTTTAGAVITKKLTENSTTTAAAVVTKKLTENNTTAGAVITKKLTDNNTTTTAGASSPPWHPVGLKKTENRSPSLRPAPAETPKKETETPKKETGGRVKLKADPSLLAPLTPNTSTPTPASRTGPWNKNLDKASGAASPSNTMATADDSSSPADWRSRLKPASKPVGPKDSSPLHPDIQKAETLPRPWAGGSGNAQASVPAGSTLAPSSPPVASSPSPLNTGPGTWGGLTGRSSTTANGSNTDTKTPKPGKPDYIPKEEILRELQEIEDSVNELERKGVDLEKQLRFCEEEGEEDVVMDDLMVEWFTLIRNKQVSMRRESELVYIAKTQDLEEQQPSVEQELRRLMDKPERLKTLWDRRREEELMVKLVEIVNDRNAIIDGLDDDRLREDEEDEQLNKMMKTLDTKKEKKKKSSFKLFGRNKKEG; from the exons GCGTTCCGGGTAGCGGAGGATGAGTTGGGGATCCCAGCTCTGTTAGATGCTGAGGACATGGTGGCCCTGAAGATACCAGACAGACTCAGTATTCTGACATATGTCTCACAATACTACAACTACTTCCATGGCAAATCACCGA ttggcgGCATGGCAGGGATAAAGCGTCCAGCGGAGGCATCCACAGAAGAGGGGCCTTCTGGGAAAAAGAACCAAGCAGTTGTCTCCAAGGTCTTCCCCGCCTCTACCCCCTCTAAATCCGCTACTGAGAAccgccctcccccctcctcctcacctaaAGCCTCAACCAGACCAGACAGGGCAGCACAG AAGGATGTGTCGTCGGAGCGATCCAATAAGACGGGGACTCTGAGCAGTAAGTGTTCCGTGTGTAATAGACACGTCCATCTGGTCCAGAGACACCTAGTGGATGGGAGGCTGTATCACAGGAGCTGTGCCAG GTGTAGTGAGTgttccaccactctactgtctggTAACTGTAAACCTGGACCAACACCAGGCTCCTTCATCTGTacctcccaccaccacccccagggGGCGCTGCCAACACACACCCCTCTCCGAGACCTGCCCAAAAACAACCATACTACTCCTGCTGAATCCAAATACACCCCTCACCCTCCTCCCACTGTCCAGACCACCCCTCTCTCATACCTGCCCAAAAACAACCCTACTACCACtaccccttcttcctccaaataCACCCCTCACCCTCCTCCCACTGTCCAGACCACCCCTCTCTCATACCTGCCCAAAAACAACCCTACgaccccttcttcctccaaaaaCACCCCTCACCCTCCTCCCACTGTCCAGACCACCCCTCTCTCATACCTGCCCAAAAACAACCCTACGACCCCTTCCTCCAAATACACCCCTCACCCTCCTCCCACTGTCCAGACCACCCCTCTCTCAGACCTCTCCAGGAAATCCCCCGGAGCCAAATACACAGACCCCCCGAAATCCACCCCAGCTCCGACGCCCACCAGTACCCCCTCCAAACTTGTCCCTAGCTGGCTGAGCTCCAAATCAGACGGATCCAAAAGCACTAccccctctgcctcctcctcgcGGCCCAGCCCGGGGCTCTCCTCCCTGGGCATAGTGAGCCCCGCAGCCCCTGGACCCACTGCAGTCCCACGGAACTTCAACACGACAACTACCCAGCAGGCCCGGCTCCAGTTCTTCCAATCTGGGAACACCACCACTGGGCAGGAGAACCAGGGCAAGACCCAGACTCCGGGACGGGCACCGAGTCTACCCACAAATAGAGTCCCGAACGCTGGCACACAGGGGACAGTAGTGGGGGTTGGCCAAGGTGTGAGTGTGGTAGTGAGTTTGGGTGGCAGTGGGGTAGGGGGTaagggagagggtgggggtaAGGGAGGGGATAAGGGTGTGAATGTGGTGCTAGGTGGGGACAGGGATGTGGTTCAGGGTAGAGGTATAGTTGTCTTCAAGGTGGATAGTGATGTGAAAGCCTCTCCATCTAAAGAAGACTGCAGTACCAAGAACCAGGCTGCTGCTGTCGTCACTAAGAAACTAACAGAGAACAACACCACAACAACAGCTGGTGCTGTCATCACTAAGAAACTAGCAGACAACAACACCACAACAGCTGGTGCTGTCATCACTAAGAAACTAACAGAGAACAACACCACAACAGCTGGTGCTGTCATCACTAAGAAACTAACAGAGAACAGCACCACAACAGCTGCTGCTGTTGTCACTAAGAAACTAACAgagaacaacacaacagctgGTGCTGTCATCACTAAGAAACTAACAGACAACAACACCACAACAACAGCTGGTGCTTCAAGTCCTCCGTGGCATCCTGTAGGACTGAAGAAGACCGAGAACAG atctccctctctcagacctGCCCCTGCCGAAACGCCTAAGAAAGAGACGGAGACGCCTAAAAAGGAGACTGGGGGCAGAGTTAAGCTAAAAGCAGACCCGTCTCTCCTCGCCCCCCTCACCCCCAACACCTCCACCCCGACCCCAGCCAGCAGAACAGGCCCGTGGAACAAAAACCTGGATAAGGCGTCCGGAGCTGCTTCTCCCAGCAACACTATGG CAACAGCAGACGACAGCAGCTCTCCTGCTGACTGGCGGTCCAGACTCAAACCTGCCTCCAA GCCTGTAGGACCTAaagactcctctcccctccaccctgacATTCAGAAGGCTGAAACCCTGCCTCGGCCCTGGGCCGGTGGATCAGGAAACGCCCAGGCTTCAGTCCCTGCTGGGTCTACTCTGGCCCCCTCCAGCCCCCCAGTAGCCTCCTCACCCAGCCCGCTGAACACCGGCCCTGGGACATGGg GCGGTCTGACAGGGAGGAGCTCAACGACAGCTAACGGCTCCAACACAGACACCAAGACGCCTAAACCA ggcaaACCGGACTACATCCCGAAGGAAGAGATCCTCAGAGAGCTTCAGGAGATAGAGGACAGTGTCAATGAgctggagaggaaaggagtggacTTGGAGAAACAACTACGCTTCTGTGAAGAGG agggagaAGAGGACGTGGTGATGGATGACCTGATGGTGGAATGGTTCACCCTCATCAGAAACAAGCAGGTGTCCATGAGGAGAGAGTCTGAACTGGTCTACAT agcgaAAACACAGGACTTGGAGGAACAGCAGCCCAGTGTAGAGCAGGAGCTGAGGAGACTCATGGACAAACCtg AGCGGCTGAAGACGCTGTGGGACCGTCGTAGAGAAGAGGAGTTGATGGTCAAGCTGGTGGAGATCGTCAATGACAGAAACGCCATCATAGACGGACTGGACGATGACAGACTCAG ggaggatgaggaagatgagCAGCTCAATAAGATGATGAAGACCCTAG acACAAAGAAAGAAAAGAAGAAGAAATCCAGCTTTAAGTTGTTTGGTCGGAACAAGAAGGAGGGATGA
- the LOC135531019 gene encoding MICAL-like protein 2 isoform X2 has protein sequence MSAVKALQQWCKIQVQDYRDVTITNMTTSFRDGMAFCALIHRNRPDLIDFDSLMKENVYDNNHLAFRVAEDELGIPALLDAEDMVALKIPDRLSILTYVSQYYNYFHGKSPIGGMAGIKRPAEASTEEGPSGKKNQAVVSKVFPASTPSKSATENRPPPSSSPKASTRPDRAAQDVSSERSNKTGTLSSKCSVCNRHVHLVQRHLVDGRLYHRSCARCSECSTTLLSGNCKPGPTPGSFICTSHHHPQGALPTHTPLRDLPKNNHTTPAESKYTPHPPPTVQTTPLSYLPKNNPTTTTPSSSKYTPHPPPTVQTTPLSYLPKNNPTTPSSSKNTPHPPPTVQTTPLSYLPKNNPTTPSSKYTPHPPPTVQTTPLSDLSRKSPGAKYTDPPKSTPAPTPTSTPSKLVPSWLSSKSDGSKSTTPSASSSRPSPGLSSLGIVSPAAPGPTAVPRNFNTTTTQQARLQFFQSGNTTTGQENQGKTQTPGRAPSLPTNRVPNAGTQGTVVGVGQGVSVVVSLGGSGVGGKGEGGGKGGDKGVNVVLGGDRDVVQGRGIVVFKVDSDVKASPSKEDCSTKNQAAAVVTKKLTENNTTTTAGAVITKKLADNNTTTAGAVITKKLTENNTTTAGAVITKKLTENSTTTAAAVVTKKLTENNTTAGAVITKKLTDNNTTTTAGASSPPWHPVGLKKTENRSPSLRPAPAETPKKETETPKKETGGRVKLKADPSLLAPLTPNTSTPTPASRTGPWNKNLDKASGAASPSNTMATADDSSSPADWRSRLKPASKPVGPKDSSPLHPDIQKAETLPRPWAGGSGNAQASVPAGSTLAPSSPPVASSPSPLNTGPGTWGGLTGRSSTTANGSNTDTKTPKPGKPDYIPKEEILRELQEIEDSVNELERKGVDLEKQLRFCEEEGEEDVVMDDLMVEWFTLIRNKQVSMRRESELVYIAKTQDLEEQQPSVEQELRRLMDKPERLKTLWDRRREEELMVKLVEIVNDRNAIIDGLDDDRLREDEEDEQLNKMMKTLDTKKEKKKKSSFKLFGRNKKEG, from the exons GCGTTCCGGGTAGCGGAGGATGAGTTGGGGATCCCAGCTCTGTTAGATGCTGAGGACATGGTGGCCCTGAAGATACCAGACAGACTCAGTATTCTGACATATGTCTCACAATACTACAACTACTTCCATGGCAAATCACCGA ttggcgGCATGGCAGGGATAAAGCGTCCAGCGGAGGCATCCACAGAAGAGGGGCCTTCTGGGAAAAAGAACCAAGCAGTTGTCTCCAAGGTCTTCCCCGCCTCTACCCCCTCTAAATCCGCTACTGAGAAccgccctcccccctcctcctcacctaaAGCCTCAACCAGACCAGACAGGGCAGCACAG GATGTGTCGTCGGAGCGATCCAATAAGACGGGGACTCTGAGCAGTAAGTGTTCCGTGTGTAATAGACACGTCCATCTGGTCCAGAGACACCTAGTGGATGGGAGGCTGTATCACAGGAGCTGTGCCAG GTGTAGTGAGTgttccaccactctactgtctggTAACTGTAAACCTGGACCAACACCAGGCTCCTTCATCTGTacctcccaccaccacccccagggGGCGCTGCCAACACACACCCCTCTCCGAGACCTGCCCAAAAACAACCATACTACTCCTGCTGAATCCAAATACACCCCTCACCCTCCTCCCACTGTCCAGACCACCCCTCTCTCATACCTGCCCAAAAACAACCCTACTACCACtaccccttcttcctccaaataCACCCCTCACCCTCCTCCCACTGTCCAGACCACCCCTCTCTCATACCTGCCCAAAAACAACCCTACgaccccttcttcctccaaaaaCACCCCTCACCCTCCTCCCACTGTCCAGACCACCCCTCTCTCATACCTGCCCAAAAACAACCCTACGACCCCTTCCTCCAAATACACCCCTCACCCTCCTCCCACTGTCCAGACCACCCCTCTCTCAGACCTCTCCAGGAAATCCCCCGGAGCCAAATACACAGACCCCCCGAAATCCACCCCAGCTCCGACGCCCACCAGTACCCCCTCCAAACTTGTCCCTAGCTGGCTGAGCTCCAAATCAGACGGATCCAAAAGCACTAccccctctgcctcctcctcgcGGCCCAGCCCGGGGCTCTCCTCCCTGGGCATAGTGAGCCCCGCAGCCCCTGGACCCACTGCAGTCCCACGGAACTTCAACACGACAACTACCCAGCAGGCCCGGCTCCAGTTCTTCCAATCTGGGAACACCACCACTGGGCAGGAGAACCAGGGCAAGACCCAGACTCCGGGACGGGCACCGAGTCTACCCACAAATAGAGTCCCGAACGCTGGCACACAGGGGACAGTAGTGGGGGTTGGCCAAGGTGTGAGTGTGGTAGTGAGTTTGGGTGGCAGTGGGGTAGGGGGTaagggagagggtgggggtaAGGGAGGGGATAAGGGTGTGAATGTGGTGCTAGGTGGGGACAGGGATGTGGTTCAGGGTAGAGGTATAGTTGTCTTCAAGGTGGATAGTGATGTGAAAGCCTCTCCATCTAAAGAAGACTGCAGTACCAAGAACCAGGCTGCTGCTGTCGTCACTAAGAAACTAACAGAGAACAACACCACAACAACAGCTGGTGCTGTCATCACTAAGAAACTAGCAGACAACAACACCACAACAGCTGGTGCTGTCATCACTAAGAAACTAACAGAGAACAACACCACAACAGCTGGTGCTGTCATCACTAAGAAACTAACAGAGAACAGCACCACAACAGCTGCTGCTGTTGTCACTAAGAAACTAACAgagaacaacacaacagctgGTGCTGTCATCACTAAGAAACTAACAGACAACAACACCACAACAACAGCTGGTGCTTCAAGTCCTCCGTGGCATCCTGTAGGACTGAAGAAGACCGAGAACAG atctccctctctcagacctGCCCCTGCCGAAACGCCTAAGAAAGAGACGGAGACGCCTAAAAAGGAGACTGGGGGCAGAGTTAAGCTAAAAGCAGACCCGTCTCTCCTCGCCCCCCTCACCCCCAACACCTCCACCCCGACCCCAGCCAGCAGAACAGGCCCGTGGAACAAAAACCTGGATAAGGCGTCCGGAGCTGCTTCTCCCAGCAACACTATGG CAACAGCAGACGACAGCAGCTCTCCTGCTGACTGGCGGTCCAGACTCAAACCTGCCTCCAA GCCTGTAGGACCTAaagactcctctcccctccaccctgacATTCAGAAGGCTGAAACCCTGCCTCGGCCCTGGGCCGGTGGATCAGGAAACGCCCAGGCTTCAGTCCCTGCTGGGTCTACTCTGGCCCCCTCCAGCCCCCCAGTAGCCTCCTCACCCAGCCCGCTGAACACCGGCCCTGGGACATGGg GCGGTCTGACAGGGAGGAGCTCAACGACAGCTAACGGCTCCAACACAGACACCAAGACGCCTAAACCA ggcaaACCGGACTACATCCCGAAGGAAGAGATCCTCAGAGAGCTTCAGGAGATAGAGGACAGTGTCAATGAgctggagaggaaaggagtggacTTGGAGAAACAACTACGCTTCTGTGAAGAGG agggagaAGAGGACGTGGTGATGGATGACCTGATGGTGGAATGGTTCACCCTCATCAGAAACAAGCAGGTGTCCATGAGGAGAGAGTCTGAACTGGTCTACAT agcgaAAACACAGGACTTGGAGGAACAGCAGCCCAGTGTAGAGCAGGAGCTGAGGAGACTCATGGACAAACCtg AGCGGCTGAAGACGCTGTGGGACCGTCGTAGAGAAGAGGAGTTGATGGTCAAGCTGGTGGAGATCGTCAATGACAGAAACGCCATCATAGACGGACTGGACGATGACAGACTCAG ggaggatgaggaagatgagCAGCTCAATAAGATGATGAAGACCCTAG acACAAAGAAAGAAAAGAAGAAGAAATCCAGCTTTAAGTTGTTTGGTCGGAACAAGAAGGAGGGATGA